In the Streptomyces spororaveus genome, CGGCGAGGTGCCCGACGCCGAGCCGGTCCAGCCAGACCTGGGCCTCGCGGCGGGCCTCCGCGCGCGGCACCCCGCGGGCGCGCAGCCCGTACGCGGTGTTGGCCAGGGCGGTCAGGTGCGGGAACAGCGCGCCGTCCTGCGGCACCCAGGCCACCTGGCGCTTGTGCGGGGGCAGGGCGGTGACGTCGGTGTCGCCGAGCCGCAGTGCGGCGTGGGCCCGCGGGGTCAGGCCGAGCAGGGCGCGCAGCAGGGTGGTCTTGCCGGCGCCGTTCTCGCCGACCACGGCGATCGTGGTGCCGGGTTCCGCGTCGAGGGTGAGCTCGTTGAACCCGGTCACGGTGGCGTGCAGGGGCCAGCGGCCGCTGTCGGGCGGCAGGGCGGTGCCGCCGGCCTCGGTGGCGGGGCCGCCCTCGATGGTGGCCCCGGGGTCGGAGGCGGGCGCTTCCTCGGCGACCGGAGCCGAAGCGGCCTCACGGGCGACCGGGGTGCCCGTCCAGCGTCCGCGCAGGGCGATCAGTACGCCCATGGCGATCGCGAGCAGCAGGAGCGAGACGGAGGTGGCGGCCTCGGGCTTGTCCTGCAGCAGCAGGTACACCTGGAGCGGCAGGGTCTGGGTGGTGCCGGGCAGGTTCCCGGCGAAGGTGATCGTCGCCCCGAACTCGCCCAGCGCGCGGGCCCAGGTCAGTGCCGCACCGGCGATCAGGCCGGGGGCCACCATGGGCAGGGTCACGGTGAAGAACACCCGGACCGGCGAGGCGCCGAGCGAGGCGGCGGTCTCCTCGTAGCTCTGCCTGAGGCCGCCGAGGGCGCCTTCGAGGCTGATCACCAGGAACGGCATGGCGACGAACGTGGCCGCGACGACGGCCCCCGAAGTGTGGAACGGCAGGGTGATCCCGAAGGTGCCCTCCAGCCAGGGCCCGAGCAGCCCGCGCCGGCCGAAGCCGAGGAGCAGGGCGACACCTCCGACGGTCGGCGGCAGCACCATCGGCAGCAGGACGAGGGAACGGACCAGGGCCTTTCCCTTGAACTCGACGCGCGCCAGCAGCCAGGCGAGCGGCACGCCGAGGAGCAGCGAGAGCGCCAGGGCCCACAGGGACACCAGGAGCGAGAGCTTCAGGGCCTCGACCACACCGGGGCTGGTGAGGTGGGCGCCGAGCTCGCCCCACTGCGTACGGACGAGGATGCCGATGAGCGGCAGCAGCAGGAACGCGACGGCGAGCAGGGCGGGGAGCGCCAGGGCCAGCGGGGGCCGGGTGCGGGCACGGGTACGGGTGCCGATGCGTATGCCGGTGCGCGTGCCGGTCCGGGTGCGGAGTCTGCTCATGGGGGTTCCTGGGCTGGGGGTGTCGGCTGCGGGGGAGGCGCGGGCGTCCGGTGGCGGGGCCGGGGGCCGTGCGGGAACACCGAGAGGGGCTGCCTGTCCCCCCGGTGCAGGCAGCCCCTCAGGGGGATGCGTGTCGTACGGCGGTTACGCCTTCTGGAAGCCCGCGTCCTGGAGGATCTTCTGCGCCTCGGGGGTGCTCAGCCAGGCCACGAAGGCGGCCGCGTCCGTGGCGTTCTTGGACTGCTTCAGCGTGGCGGCCGGGTAGGAGGCCACGGCGTTCTGCTCGTCCGGGATGTCCACGGCGACGACCTTGTCGCCGGACTTGGCGGAGTCGGTCTTGTAGACGAGACCGGCGTCGGCCTCACCGAGCTCGACCTTGCTCAGCACGGCACGGACGTTGGGCTCCTGGGAGACCGGCTTCACCTCGATCTTCTGGGCGTCGAGGATCTGCTTGCTGTAGCGGCCGACCGGGACCTCGGGCGCGGCGAGCACGACCTTGATCTTGGTGTCGGCGAGGTCCTTGAGCTCGTCGATCTTGAACGGGTTGGCCTTGCCGGCCGCGATGACCAGGCGGTTCTTGGCGATGATCGTGGCGTCGCCGGTCTCGGCCTTCAGCCCGTCCATGGTCTTGGTGTCGGCGGTGACCAGTGCGTCGGCCGGGGCGCCCTGCTTGACCTGGGCCGCGAGCTCCTGCGATCCGGCGAAGGAGAAGGTGATCTTCGTGCCGGGGTGGCTCTTCTGGTACGCCTCACCCGCGGTCTTGAAGACGTCGGTGAGGGAGGAGGCGGCCAGCACCGTGAGGTTCACGGCCTTCGGCTCGGGGGTGGGGTCGGCGGCGGCCTTCTTGTCGTCGCTCTTGCCGCACGCGGCCAGCGGCACGAGCAGGGCGGCGGTCAGCGCGGCGGCGGTGCGACGGCGGATCGTGATCGGGGACATGAGCAGATGCTCCTCGGTCGGGTCGGCGGCCGGCCTGGTGCCGGTACCGCGCGGTGGTGACCCGCGCCGGTGACGGGCGGAGCGGGTGGGGACCTTCGGTGATGCTGAGCGGGTGGTGCGGGGGACCGCGGGTGGACGGCGGCGGGCGCCGTCCGGATCAGGTGCGGTCGATGTGCACGCTGGTGGACTTCACGCGGGCGGTGGCCTGCATGCCGACCTCCAGCCCGAGCTCCTCGACGGCCTCACGGGTGAGCAGGGAGACCAGACGGTGGGGACCTGCCTGGATCTCGACCTGGGCGGCCACGTCGCCGAGTTTGACGGCCGTGACGATGCCCGGAAAGGCATTGCGAGCCGAGGTGTACGGCTCCCCGTCCTCGATGTGGGCGCCCTGGCCCACCTCGACGGAGAAGGCGGCCAGGTCGCGTCCGTCGATCAGGCGCCGGCCGCCTTCGTCGCGATGGGTCACGACCCGGCCGGCGTCGGCCCAGCGGCGGGCGGTGTCCGGGCTGACGCCCAGCAGGCGCGCCGCCTGTCCGATGGTGTAGGACTGCATGGGCGACAACGTATGGGTACGCGTGGCGCATTTGCAATTCTCTTGGCCTGATCTCCATGGCAGATGCGATACTTCTTGGCGCATCTGCCAAAACTCGTTCCGCTCCGCCGCGCCCGGCTCGCTAGAGTCGGGGCATGGCTGATGAGGTAACGGGGACGGGCACGGTGCGGGTCGACGCGTGGATCTGGTCCGTGCGCCTGACCAAGACCCGCTCGATCGCGGCGACCGCCTGCCGGGCGGGCCACGTGAAGGTCAACGGGGAGCGCGCCAAGCCGGCGCAGCCCGTGCGTGCCGGCGACGAGGTACGGCTCTTCCATGCGGGCCGCGAGCGGATCGTCGTGGTCAGGCGACCCGTGTCCAAGCGGGTCGGCCCCCCGGTCGCCGCCGAATGCCTGATCGACAACAGCCCGCCGCCGCCGACGCCCGTGGAGGCCGCCGTGGTCGGCATCCGCGACCGGGGAGCGGGCCGCCCGACGAAGCGCGAGCGCCGCGAGATCGAAACCCTCCGCGGCCGCCCGTAGCGGGCGTCCCCGCACGGCTGCGGTCAGGTCTTGCGATACGTGTACGCCTCGGCGGCGGCCGCCTCGACCGCCGCCAGGGGGGCTCCCGTGGACGCGGTCACCACGGCCGCCACCGCGCCCTCGACGAACGGCGCGTCCAACAACCGCGACCCCTGCGGAAGTTCGTCCTCCATCAGCAGGGCCTTCACCGTCAGCACCGAGCTCCCCAGATCGGCCAGCAGGGCCACCCCGGCGCCCCGGTCCACCTCGCGGGCGGCCGCGACGATCCGCTCCGCGCTCGTGCCGAGCCCGCCGACGGCCGTACCGCCCGCCGCGGCCACCGGGGCCACGGGTCCGCCCGCCGCCAGCTCGCGTGCCAGCTCGGCCACCGCCTCCGCGACCCGCGCGCTGTGCGACACCAGCACGACGCCGACCAGGGCCGGAGAGGAACCGGAGCCCGGACCGGAGCCGGGACCGGGGCCGGTTTCCGCGTCCTGGGCCGTCCCCGCGTCCTCGGCCGTCACCGCGCGTCCGCCGATTCCGCCACGTCCGCCAGCGCCGCCAGCAGGAGCGCCGAGGAGGTCGCCCCCGGATCCTGGTGGCCGACGCTCCGCTCGCCCAGATAGCTGGC is a window encoding:
- a CDS encoding ABC transporter permease, with translation MSRLRTRTGTRTGIRIGTRTRARTRPPLALALPALLAVAFLLLPLIGILVRTQWGELGAHLTSPGVVEALKLSLLVSLWALALSLLLGVPLAWLLARVEFKGKALVRSLVLLPMVLPPTVGGVALLLGFGRRGLLGPWLEGTFGITLPFHTSGAVVAATFVAMPFLVISLEGALGGLRQSYEETAASLGASPVRVFFTVTLPMVAPGLIAGAALTWARALGEFGATITFAGNLPGTTQTLPLQVYLLLQDKPEAATSVSLLLLAIAMGVLIALRGRWTGTPVAREAASAPVAEEAPASDPGATIEGGPATEAGGTALPPDSGRWPLHATVTGFNELTLDAEPGTTIAVVGENGAGKTTLLRALLGLTPRAHAALRLGDTDVTALPPHKRQVAWVPQDGALFPHLTALANTAYGLRARGVPRAEARREAQVWLDRLGVGHLAGRRPAQLSGGQAQRVALARALAARPRLLLLDEPLAALDQTTRARVRHTLRTHLAGFGGVCLIVTHDPVEAVSLADRVLVLADGRALQDAPPAEVTRHPRSPWVARMLGRNAWPGTASADGLALAAGGRLVVAETLPEGARALAIIAPEAVSVHRDRPGGSPRNVWPGTVREITAVGSRLRVLIASAAAPDLVAEITPDAAAELGLVDGAAVWTSVKATEVTLVRL
- the modA gene encoding molybdate ABC transporter substrate-binding protein, whose product is MSPITIRRRTAAALTAALLVPLAACGKSDDKKAAADPTPEPKAVNLTVLAASSLTDVFKTAGEAYQKSHPGTKITFSFAGSQELAAQVKQGAPADALVTADTKTMDGLKAETGDATIIAKNRLVIAAGKANPFKIDELKDLADTKIKVVLAAPEVPVGRYSKQILDAQKIEVKPVSQEPNVRAVLSKVELGEADAGLVYKTDSAKSGDKVVAVDIPDEQNAVASYPAATLKQSKNATDAAAFVAWLSTPEAQKILQDAGFQKA
- a CDS encoding TOBE domain-containing protein, which gives rise to MQSYTIGQAARLLGVSPDTARRWADAGRVVTHRDEGGRRLIDGRDLAAFSVEVGQGAHIEDGEPYTSARNAFPGIVTAVKLGDVAAQVEIQAGPHRLVSLLTREAVEELGLEVGMQATARVKSTSVHIDRT
- a CDS encoding RNA-binding S4 domain-containing protein — its product is MADEVTGTGTVRVDAWIWSVRLTKTRSIAATACRAGHVKVNGERAKPAQPVRAGDEVRLFHAGRERIVVVRRPVSKRVGPPVAAECLIDNSPPPPTPVEAAVVGIRDRGAGRPTKRERREIETLRGRP
- a CDS encoding PTS-dependent dihydroxyacetone kinase phosphotransferase subunit DhaM, whose translation is MVGVVLVSHSARVAEAVAELARELAAGGPVAPVAAAGGTAVGGLGTSAERIVAAAREVDRGAGVALLADLGSSVLTVKALLMEDELPQGSRLLDAPFVEGAVAAVVTASTGAPLAAVEAAAAEAYTYRKT